Genomic DNA from Porites lutea chromosome 4, jaPorLute2.1, whole genome shotgun sequence:
AACACAAGGCTGATATGCAGTTTCGTAGGAGGTTGGGCAACAAATGCCGATATCCTTCAAGACAAATACAGTTTATAGAACGCATAAAAGACCTTTTTTCTCGGAGGACATTTTGCGGCATGTTGTAAAGCGTATCAGTTAGTCTACACTTTCAATAAGAAATCATTTTATATGCATAGTTGCCAGAGCAAGTCACTACAGGATTTATTGACAAGAACGTTAGGGATCTTATCCTGCTAAACGCATTAACGATCGATAATCTGATCGATTAGTgtttaaacatcaaatttaAACTTGCAGTAGTTGGTTTGGGCTTACCCTGGTTTTCTTGATCAGTAAGGCGCTTTGGTCAAGACATACGTTTACATCTCCGACATCGTTTTATTAACCTTGCAGGAGAaatagagagagaaagagagaaagaagtTGTTTATTGGCCTGAAATGTTCTATCATCTCCTTTAACTGTGTTCAAATCTCTAAGTAATTAATTTACAACCTGAATATGCGTAAGTGTGAGAGACACTGTCAAATACTTATTGATTTTGTTGGTAACAgcttacaaccaggagtcttgACGCAATTAATCGTCCGTGTAAGAGAAGTCCTGAATCAAAGAGCTGTAGGTCAAAGTGAAAGTTAAAATGACTGGAAAATGATATCAGCCTAAACGCttttttctctgaaaattttattgttaacatTATAAACATTATTCTACACTTTTTACAATCACTAAACTAGCTTTATGTATCAATGCGGCAAGCATGATCTCAGTGAAATGACTTTTTCCTCGAAAGGCGTTGTCTCACTTCAGGATAGTACCAACGCCCCTTCCACAAGTATCCGGATATAAGGACGGCAACCCACGACAACaactttcttgttcttttcctgaactttgatacagtactttagaattcaactgcaACATCATCTGCCAACAATTGACGAAGTAAACGAAATGGAataaacgcgataaagtttgaagcagcgcgaattcctTTTAACGTACGTTTTCGTGGCCGTCATCGGCGTTGTTGCTTAAGCAATATTATTGAATCcgaaactttttctttccggttACGGCTCGCGTCCAAACGTATCCAGTGAATCCGGCAtacgaatccgcaacttttttaATCCGCTCTCCCGGgaggaaatttttgaataccttatgaatccggaatcgtgtggacgctaaatccagatattttttaacaAGATCGAGCCCAGTTCTTTACCGTAAATACTGTATTCAAGATGGCAACCTCGACGCTTGCAGAGTGGTAATGGCTTTAAACCTTTCAGATAAGACTGCCAAAGTTCAAAGTAAGATCAGTTATCATCAGCCCATCACAGTTCAAATTCAATTTACAAACCCAGACTCTGAGATTATGATATCCTGAAAAACAAGCCCGGCATCTAAATCTTACGGCTCTTCCTTTTTCACTGCCCTACTCTTTATATTTGAAATCACACTTGAATATTTGCAACTACCACCAAGATCAGCAGCAGAACAATATCTAATCTCAAATAACGTAGATTGATATTAGCtaatttgtatattttttgaTCACAGAATCAGCTGATCGAGTTATCTCCAAATACAAGATCGCGATGCGCAGTTGTTATAAGCTTTTGCACTGCGGTTTTTGTAGAATCCTGTTAAGTCCATCATCTTTTGTCACGTGATACAAGGTTCCGAGCAGCATATGTTAGGTCCATATAAACTAAGTCACCCATAGAGGTATCCTTCCCACTGACGCGCATCCACAAACTCTTTCACAATCCAATCACTCAATCAAGGGACAGCTTTAAGAGAACATAACATAAATTAATATAGGACAAACTAGAGACGAAATTTCGAAGTTAATGTAGCCCTCTATCAAAATGAAATGAAGTTCTACAAGTAAAAGGCTAATGAGGGTGGACAAGAATGCCAATGTCCACTATCATGGTAACGATATGAGAATCCACAAGTTGAAATGATTATGGGTGaacaataaaagcaaaaatattcTAGTTCTTGGAAATGTTTCACAAGTTTCGATTGCTAATGTCGATGAGGTGCGACGGTTTTGGGTGGAGGAATCCAATGCTTCCTCTCCCTTACGTCCCCTCTAAACAATGTTACCACTGTTTGccacaaacaaaatttaagttcGATACGTTTTGACCTAGCTCAATTAGCCTTACCCCACGAGTCTGTTGTCGTGTGGCTATCGCCTACAAAATAGTCAACGGAAGAAGACAGGCTCCCACTTTGGGTAGATTCAAATACTCTTTCACTATTTCAGAAGTCGTTGTTTCTGGTTATTAGTTTCGTCAACTTTTCCAAATGATATTAATGTTGTTTACGTTTTTACGTGCACGCCCCAGAAATTACGGAAACGAATACACGATACAGGGTGTCTGTTACATAATTATCACTGTGACACAACCTTATTGAAGAGACACCTGTTACTAGACTGAGAAAAGCGAATAATTGCATAAATCGAGAACATGAATCACTTACTTTGCAGTTCTAGAAATCTTCTTCTGGCCTTAGCTTGCCCATTTGCCGTCTGCTTCAGGTTTCGCTTCATCTTAAAGTAAGGCGAAATCTTGTGCAACATGAGAGGAAATGAGCTTTTGTAAGGGACGGGATTAGACTGAGGCACCAGCCACTTTCTGTTGGGTGGATGTGCAATTTCATCCCTTCGATTACTGTTGAAACTAAACTGACTAGAGACTGGACGATTCTCATTATAACGGAAAGCTGGAAAGCTCGGTACTGTCTGCTGCGGTGTCACGTTCTTTTGGGTACCTCCATAGGGTAGCTTCCTCGTTTCAGAAGGTGGAGGAAATAGTATATTTTTCAACGCCAATTCCCTGTTTATAAGGGCTTCCTTAGAAGTATCTTTCCCAGGTGCACTATTTCTTGTCACCACCGCGGTGTTTTTAGGAATCGTATTCGCGCTCGAAGCAGAATTTGGAGAGTACTTTACTTCAGACTGTGGTCTTGACGCAGATATAGACGTAAGCCTTGAATTCAGAATTTGAGCAGTGGTCTTATCCATATTATGGGTATCCAAAGGGAGATCTTGTGAATATTGAGGAATACTCTGGAGATTTTTTACCCCGTTGTTAGCAACACCAGTTGAATTAGCAGGTGTAAGTTCTTGTCCAGCTTTGATTGATGAACTTGCACCAAGTAAAGGAGGGTTTGGATTCTTCAGAGACTGGAAATTTGAGTCACCCTGGATTGGAAGCTCGCTAACTGACGTGTGCTGCTCCTTTTCTAAAGGGATTTTTTCACTTTGCTTCTGTCCTGGAATTCTACTATCAGGCACGTTCGTCACTGGGGACTGCTCTTTGTTGAAGTTGCTGGACGTGCCTACTACTCCTTGGTGATTTGCCATAGTAGTACTGACAGGTGTTTGCAGTGAAGTTGCTGACTGAAGCAAGGAATGAGCATTGGGTCCTAAGACAGCACCTGCAAGATTGTCACTCAAAATTGTGTGATTTGAATTAGCATTTTCTCTTGATCCTTTATCCTGGAACGAACTAGTTTGTGTTTGTTGCCTGATACTGACTGGCTCTGCTGCTAAATTTGTATTATTAGACACTGGATTGACCTGAATCGGTGTTTGTTGTTGTAACATTGTTGGATTAGCCACAAGTTGAGGTTGAAGTTTAGAATCTTGCGGACCGTTATTAGCTAGGGCAGTTTTCACATTCAATTTGCTCCCATCGCGCGGTTTTTGAAGCTGAGTTTGACCAACCCACTCGCTTTGCATGTTCCCATTTTTATTAATTCCTGCGACAAAAAACTTGATCCCTCCACTGCCTTGACTAGCTTTCTGATTGGCAAggaataatttttgtttcctcGCGGTCTGCCATTTTTCAGCATAATCACCGGCCTGGAGTACTTTTCGTGACCAGTCCTTAAAGTGTGTCTGATGAGGGTAGTAGTACGAAATGTACGGTTCGTGAGGCTGTGCACTTAACGTCTGCGAGTAGGGCGATGAAGCTACAAACGGTGATTGTTCTGACAGCGATGATTGCAATGTGTGTCCAGAATTTCTAAACGATGGATTGTACGGAGAATATCTTGGAGCTGGGAAATAAGCTGGATATTGAGACACATATGATGTAGCCTGGCGCTTATCATGAATTTTCTTCCCTCCTGCAGCATTTGAACCTgtcaataaattaattaatagtTAATGATATCCAAAAATCGCAAGATAATGTACCATTCGTCGGCGATGGTAATGGTAACAAACATCATCGACTATAGTTCCTTTTAACAAACAAGATTTTACAAATGTGCAAAAACTGTGGACTGGCCATCTTCTGTCCAAACGTTCTTATCTTAACCAGAAATTCAACTCCATACAAACAGCAATTCCTCTCGGCTAAACAGCAGCTTTCTGCTTATTGTCCGGCAGCACTTCTTTTCACTCCCATATTTGACCTTGCATCCCGGATTTAGCTATCATTGGATGAGACTGAGtctgatatgaagaattctgcagatctcaGAGAGTGATCCACTGAGGCCGCAAGCCGAGGTGAATAAACCCCACATCTGCAGAATTCTTAAAAGCATTCGAGAGTCGAAATCAATCATTGCTTCATTAACCACTCAAAGTATTCCCAACCTCATACAATCCGCTCTACATCTtaaaatttcctgaaaaaatttgcctgTTGCTTTACAGTTTGAGAAAAATGTACGCATGGTTTATTTCAGGTAAAATTTTATTGCGGCTCTCTTAAAGCAGTTGACATCCATCGAGTGGTAGGTAAAGGTGTTCTTTCTACTACAGTTTGTCATTGTGCTATATTGTCTTCGCTTAGCTTTGAAATCCTCGGATATCTTCTTGAGTTCTGTACTGCCAAAACCAACAAACAGCTTAGCATCGATTAGCTACAGCTCCGCTTTCTCATGTGATGTCAATTGTTATTAATTTTGCAATTATTCTATCACTGACTTCAGTGATGGAATGACAGCAATCATGGTTGTTCCAAACTTGGTCAGTAATAGCTAGCGCTGTAATAAGAATAGTCGGGCAATCAAAGAAGATGAAGACTACGATCTCTTGAAAGCTCCTTTTTGAAGGTCTGATGTAAATGTAAGGACACTCGAGAAACGAGACGAAAATTAGGTCGAgataactttcgcaaagacttttCGGACGGTTACTGGGGATAGGGAAAAAACTGGCCAATAGGTTGTTAACGGCGCTTCCCCAGTACCGATCCCAGAGGTCTTTGGGAAAGCTAACTCGGACCAGTTCCCCTCTCGTTTCTGAAGTTAAAACTGCGAGGATAAGAACTTACATGTTGCTAGGAAAACAAGTGATCCAAGAAGCGTTCCAACCAGGGTATTGAGAACTGACTGCGTTACCCGTACCATGCCTTTGTTGACTTTATCTCTGAAATCTGTGGCAAAATGCACTATTCAGTAATGAAACCACTATTTATGTCTTCATATTTCTatgaaaatttaaacttaaaaatgCTGAGTATATACTTCTATGTTTGCCGGTCAAATCATTCTATATGTTCTATAATTCAAGTAGATTACCTaaagttcaaacaaaacaaaataaatgtataCGCTTCATATTTTTTAGCCGTAACAGAGAAAGTAGTGCACCCTACCTCAAACTTCTAGAGTATACTCATAACATAGatatcatttttaaaatcaaaatctcCTTGCTAGCTCACAAAATCTCACAAAATGAAGCCAATATCCCTGAAGTGTTGCAAAACTACCTCGTAAAGGTGCCTGATATTCATTCACACAATACCAGATATGCCTCAAATCTTAACTTTCATGTACCACGCGTAAGGTCAAATTAtggcaaacacacatttaaGTTTGCCATAACCAAAACTTGGGAAGAGATTCCTACTAAGATAAAAACACAAAGCTACCATAAATTCAAAAAAGAATACAAGCGAATTCTAGTTAACTCTCAAAGGTAACAATGTAATATGCGGATTGTTTCACATAAAATGCCGACTGACATAATCGTCCATATAGTTGCCATGGCACCAAGCGCACATTCATTATGTATTTCCACTCATAATATAGCGGTGGTtagctcgaaagctaagctcctcTGACCACCGATCACTTCTATCCAAGccattaattttcctttttccttcttcttcttctttattggTGTATTCCTACCTTACTATATATCATGTCAGGTAGgaatatataaattatgttattaaatgtgaataaaattgaattgacGGTACATTGCATTCGAGTTCCCTTCCGCGGCTCTATGAGCacggtcaaaaaaaaaattagatggTGCACTAAAGGAGTTTGCGAAATTGTATAAACTCTTCCGTTTTCCTCTTGTAGCGGTACTTCTACAATTTAATTACCTGCCGGGGGGTTAAAGCTTAAACAGCTGACTGATAATATTGGATATGACGAGTTAACATGTAGTCTTTGTTCATTGCCAGTTCTGATTCTTAACTGAAAACCATAAGTTATGCTAAGGCGTCACTCCTATTTACATTTATCGTTTTAATGAAATCTGTCTCTACTTTGTAGTATATACTGTTGTAATCAGTCCAAGTCTTTGTCTCATGTAAATCAACAGAGTCCTCTCTTGTGGCCATTATTGAAGTTTACCTGTACACACCGGAGTAAGAAAAACAGTCACTTACCACACTTCTTCGTAACTTAGAAGAATTTTCATTCCCCTGGACCCATTTAGGattattttctttcagttcacttatatttttctttccagaatTCAAGAGAAAGAATTTAAGATTACGCCATAATTGTGTTGAGGCTTTCAATAGCGGGTTCCAAATAACCTGTCGACCCAACATGTCGCTTTATTCATGGTCTGTTAAGCTTACTACCCGTCAATACTTTACCACAAATCCAAAGACCATTCATTATAACAAAAGTCTTTATTATCAAAACTATTTTGAACCAACAAACTTTGCTAAGAACAGAacgggaaaatgttttttttcttcttttttttttttttaaatgagacTCTATCTCGAGGAGAAGACATAATTTAATACCCGCCTTGAAATTACTCGAGAACTTTTTACTCTTTGTTAACAAAACAGACTTAGTACTGCACtgtttgctaaaaaaaaagtctctttGGGTCAAAAGTTCTGGCTTGCAATCTCTCCTTGATGTACTTACTACACAACTCTCTTACGGGCAAATTTCTCCAGCTACAACAATTTGTGCTCTCTTAATTCCCCAAGGAATTGACGAGGAAGGCGGTTCTGACTtaaatcaacaataaattcaaataaaaactCTTTGGAA
This window encodes:
- the LOC140934379 gene encoding uncharacterized protein, with the protein product MVRVTQSVLNTLVGTLLGSLVFLATCSNAAGGKKIHDKRQATSYVSQYPAYFPAPRYSPYNPSFRNSGHTLQSSLSEQSPFVASSPYSQTLSAQPHEPYISYYYPHQTHFKDWSRKVLQAGDYAEKWQTARKQKLFLANQKASQGSGGIKFFVAGINKNGNMQSEWVGQTQLQKPRDGSKLNVKTALANNGPQDSKLQPQLVANPTMLQQQTPIQVNPVSNNTNLAAEPVSIRQQTQTSSFQDKGSRENANSNHTILSDNLAGAVLGPNAHSLLQSATSLQTPVSTTMANHQGVVGTSSNFNKEQSPVTNVPDSRIPGQKQSEKIPLEKEQHTSVSELPIQGDSNFQSLKNPNPPLLGASSSIKAGQELTPANSTGVANNGVKNLQSIPQYSQDLPLDTHNMDKTTAQILNSRLTSISASRPQSEVKYSPNSASSANTIPKNTAVVTRNSAPGKDTSKEALINRELALKNILFPPPSETRKLPYGGTQKNVTPQQTVPSFPAFRYNENRPVSSQFSFNSNRRDEIAHPPNRKWLVPQSNPVPYKSSFPLMLHKISPYFKMKRNLKQTANGQAKARRRFLELQTVP